A genomic window from Oceanobacillus timonensis includes:
- a CDS encoding GNAT family N-acetyltransferase, with protein MEIEKTKLQLETERLVLRPLQNGDYHRWLEGCRNRLPSQYKYDDNKMDLSGWTQQTFNDKVVSKFEEYADQDKVYVFGIFRKSDQKQLGKVELETLIRDEFQWGLLGYTIHNQFWRNGYGKEAVKAALDIAFNILAFHRIEAHINVDNEPSLKLAESVGMEFECIRKGFIFEFGAWTDNMVYYMNSK; from the coding sequence TTGGAAATAGAGAAAACCAAACTTCAATTAGAAACGGAAAGATTGGTATTAAGACCGTTGCAGAATGGGGATTATCATCGTTGGCTGGAAGGTTGTCGTAACAGATTACCTTCTCAGTATAAGTACGATGACAATAAAATGGATTTGAGCGGATGGACACAACAAACATTCAATGATAAGGTCGTTTCAAAATTTGAAGAGTATGCTGATCAGGATAAAGTGTATGTATTTGGTATCTTTCGAAAGTCGGATCAAAAACAACTTGGTAAGGTTGAACTCGAAACGCTTATCAGAGATGAATTTCAGTGGGGACTTTTAGGATACACGATTCACAACCAATTTTGGCGGAACGGTTATGGGAAAGAAGCAGTAAAAGCGGCTCTTGATATCGCTTTTAACATACTTGCATTCCATCGCATTGAGGCTCACATCAATGTTGACAATGAACCTTCCTTAAAGCTTGCAGAAAGCGTAGGCATGGAATTTGAATGTATTAGAAAAGGTTTTATATTTGAGTTTGGTGCTTGGACCGATAATATGGTGTATTATATGAACTCCAAATAA
- a CDS encoding aldo/keto reductase, giving the protein MTLNNNGFTLNDGSVLPFVGLGTIGIDGDQGTFEILNALNLGYRLIDTSTNYNNEGIVGEAVRRSALPREEILVSAKLPGSHHEYDKAFIFIQESLRRMGLEYFDKYLIHWPNPKDGKYVEAWKALVDAQKQGLIRTIGVSNFEPEHLDDIIEATGVTPATNQVERQPYFNNKRMVEENKKRGILTEAWSPFGRGHLNDVLENATIKEIADKYGKTPAQIILNWNYQAGVFTIPKSSNPTHQKDNIHSTSFELAPEDMEKMDSLDKGEAGRVEGQDPNEYHEYV; this is encoded by the coding sequence ATGACTCTTAATAATAATGGTTTTACTCTAAATGATGGTTCCGTGCTTCCTTTTGTGGGACTAGGCACAATCGGTATTGACGGTGATCAGGGTACATTTGAAATTTTAAACGCCTTAAACTTAGGTTACCGTTTAATCGATACGTCCACAAACTATAACAATGAAGGTATTGTCGGTGAAGCGGTGCGTCGCTCTGCACTGCCTAGAGAAGAAATTTTAGTCAGTGCGAAATTGCCTGGCTCTCACCATGAATACGACAAGGCGTTTATCTTTATTCAAGAATCGTTACGTCGCATGGGACTAGAATATTTTGACAAGTATTTAATTCATTGGCCGAATCCGAAAGACGGCAAATATGTCGAAGCTTGGAAGGCCTTAGTGGATGCTCAAAAACAAGGATTAATCCGAACCATCGGTGTTTCAAACTTTGAACCGGAACATCTGGATGATATTATTGAAGCAACAGGTGTGACGCCTGCGACAAATCAAGTAGAGCGTCAACCTTATTTTAATAATAAGCGTATGGTTGAAGAAAATAAAAAACGGGGTATTCTTACGGAAGCTTGGAGTCCTTTTGGACGGGGGCACCTGAATGATGTGCTGGAAAATGCCACAATAAAAGAAATTGCTGATAAATATGGTAAAACTCCGGCGCAGATTATTCTAAACTGGAATTATCAGGCTGGTGTATTTACTATTCCAAAATCAAGCAATCCAACGCATCAAAAAGATAATATCCACAGTACCAGCTTTGAATTAGCTCCTGAGGATATGGAAAAAATGGATTCATTGGATAAAGGGGAAGC